From Candidatus Amarolinea dominans, a single genomic window includes:
- a CDS encoding radical SAM protein, with product MMHVDLATAPTLHAPTHDLPAPVPMPASACEAPAIQAIQAIQWKLWIYTNYDCNLRCSYCVAKSSPNAPRRALGLANVQRLVDEAVALGFNEVFFTGGEPFILNDIYDMLAYSTARVKTTVLTNGMILRGPRLERLGAIAHDNLRVQVSLDGATADDHDAYRGKGSWDKTLEGIRLLQGRGFRVRLSTTETPVNSPRLADICDLHRGLGIPDSDHFVRPLARRGYSKEGLELSMTNLLPEVTVSLDGVFWHPLSTDADMLISRHLFPLAASVTRIQDQLDAIARTGQPGLMTFT from the coding sequence ACCTGGCAACGGCCCCCACGCTGCACGCTCCCACGCATGATTTGCCTGCGCCCGTCCCCATGCCTGCCTCAGCCTGCGAGGCGCCGGCGATACAGGCGATACAGGCTATACAGTGGAAGCTGTGGATCTACACCAACTACGACTGCAATCTGCGCTGCTCCTACTGCGTGGCCAAGTCCAGCCCCAACGCGCCGCGGCGAGCGCTGGGCCTTGCCAATGTCCAGCGTCTGGTTGACGAAGCGGTGGCCCTGGGCTTCAACGAGGTTTTCTTCACCGGCGGCGAGCCTTTCATCCTCAATGACATCTATGACATGCTGGCCTACAGCACGGCCCGGGTTAAGACCACGGTGTTGACCAATGGCATGATCTTGCGCGGCCCGCGGCTGGAGCGCTTGGGCGCCATCGCCCATGACAACCTGCGCGTGCAGGTCAGCCTGGACGGCGCCACGGCCGACGATCATGACGCCTATCGCGGCAAAGGCTCCTGGGACAAGACGCTGGAGGGCATTCGCCTGCTGCAAGGCCGTGGCTTTCGGGTGCGCCTCAGCACCACGGAAACCCCGGTCAACTCCCCGCGCCTGGCCGACATCTGTGATTTGCATCGCGGCCTGGGCATCCCGGACAGCGATCATTTCGTGCGCCCGCTGGCGCGGCGCGGCTATTCCAAAGAGGGCCTGGAGTTGAGCATGACCAACCTCCTCCCCGAAGTCACAGTCAGCCTCGATGGCGTGTTCTGGCACCCCCTGTCTACCGACGCGGACATGTTGATCAGCCGTCATCTCTTCCCATTGGCCGCGTCCGTCACGCGCATCCAGGATCAGCTCGATGCCATTGCCCGCACCGGCCAGCCAGGTCTGATGACCTTCACCTGA
- a CDS encoding SPASM domain-containing protein, protein MRQPIALTPTQLPPDPLPVLPEQTFLPDAYRLPTGAERGASAAWSPAVVFIEVTNRCNLLCETCPRTYFTREPLKTLSFDEFVTIVDQFPALQRAVLHGIGEPLLNRELPQMIAYLKARQVEVLFNSNGTLLTPAWQEALVASGLDQFRCSIDGAEAATYAAIRGADLLHKIIEGLGGLAATKRRLGADKPQISIWCVATRENLIELPDLVRLAAQLGVPEVYVQRLTYFAQEPGTQYGMARQELAIFGHDDDLQGQIIAECEALSAALGVQFRASGARDPRHSLDAARMADEAPWRACLRPWTTAYVTANGNCLPCCISPFATHDYESLILGNLFERPFADLWNDYLYQQFRVNLLSTHPHKACANCGVYWSL, encoded by the coding sequence ATGCGGCAACCGATTGCGCTGACGCCAACCCAGTTACCCCCAGATCCCCTGCCTGTGCTGCCGGAGCAGACCTTTCTGCCCGACGCGTACCGCCTGCCGACTGGCGCCGAGCGCGGCGCCAGCGCGGCCTGGTCGCCCGCGGTGGTCTTCATCGAGGTGACCAATCGCTGCAATCTCCTGTGCGAAACCTGCCCGCGCACCTACTTCACGCGTGAGCCGCTGAAAACGCTCAGCTTCGACGAGTTCGTGACCATCGTGGATCAGTTCCCGGCCCTGCAACGGGCTGTGCTGCACGGCATCGGCGAGCCGCTGCTCAACCGCGAGCTGCCCCAGATGATCGCCTATCTCAAGGCGCGCCAGGTGGAAGTGCTCTTCAACTCCAACGGCACCCTGCTGACGCCCGCCTGGCAGGAGGCGTTGGTAGCCAGCGGCCTCGATCAGTTTCGCTGTTCGATTGACGGCGCCGAAGCGGCCACCTACGCGGCCATTCGCGGCGCGGACCTGCTGCACAAGATCATCGAGGGGTTAGGCGGCCTGGCCGCGACCAAGCGGCGCCTGGGCGCGGATAAGCCGCAGATCTCGATCTGGTGCGTTGCCACGCGGGAAAACCTGATCGAGCTGCCCGACCTGGTGCGCCTGGCCGCGCAACTGGGCGTGCCCGAAGTCTATGTGCAGCGCCTGACCTACTTTGCCCAGGAGCCTGGCACGCAATACGGTATGGCGCGGCAGGAACTTGCCATCTTCGGCCATGACGATGACCTGCAAGGACAGATCATCGCTGAATGTGAGGCCCTGAGCGCGGCGCTGGGCGTGCAGTTCCGGGCTTCCGGCGCCCGCGATCCCCGCCACAGCCTGGATGCCGCACGCATGGCCGATGAGGCGCCCTGGCGCGCCTGCCTGCGCCCCTGGACCACCGCCTACGTCACCGCCAACGGCAACTGCCTGCCCTGCTGCATCTCGCCCTTCGCCACGCACGATTACGAAAGCCTGATCCTGGGTAACCTCTTCGAACGGCCCTTCGCCGACCTCTGGAACGATTACCTCTATCAGCAATTTCGCGTCAACCTGCTCAGCACGCACCCGCACAAAGCCTGCGCCAACTGTGGCGTCTACTGGAGTTTGTAG
- a CDS encoding tetratricopeptide repeat protein: protein MTTTTNFGKYQTIEHLGSGGQAEVYLALEPRLQRRVAIKVLLAHLAHDPEASARFAREARLVASLRHPAIVQLFDFDTQDDQFYMVMEYLEGGSLKERLAQRGVPCAPAEAVTLLRPVAAALDYAHAQGAVHRDIKPGNILFTRDGQAVISDFGVAKILGDNAQLSMAGSVVGTPAYMSPEQAGGGPVTPAADLYALGIVLYQMLTGQVPFSGDSLSGVLMQHLQTPPPAPRTLNPSLRPAVEAVLLQALAKAPAARFASASALLAALEAAQAEETAPATEADFQESATLAEPPPSGPESNRPAAQLPGAALARPEPAAVAPVQIAAAPPPPAKPADVAGRLVKAADWVAPLVGRDIISYDPAHDRRQRLASLLVAISVLFAALQFVVEFFNFFTRPLAPLLAVWPYLVAPLVIAAGLLMFLAARRAPTPALRRRAAIGLAVITTLGLAYGAWTLVDRLQPPSRFIIAIAPFDGSQSSRQIDFARRIEHALATDLAAAAADVQIVRLREVVPDAATALARARDKKAALLIWGWYDDAGVSPQVEIADVPLFQHTTVALTPLLAAAAGANRQAVVAAPTVRDVTRFVHAPATIPAIDLFVKDGPQQMAYVSTALLGYVFYAQGDLPQALVFFDKALANAQASADFLVGRETIHFQRAAIHYRTRQVDAAVSDLEQALALQPDFYEAHVNLALAYSEQCTPAWQIEPALAQAAAAARLRPADASSQRLLAELTFQAGDAAAALPIAQKAVALQPDSAQAQALLATIAGSAGQPDVAAAARRQALQLRQASVTTAADPIAAQVALGDAYLAAGDNAAALATFQAAAKQAPTNPNVLHGLGNAYYAGGQTEQTLAAYQAWAKAAPDDPDPRLLVGILYSQQQKFQDALTEMQAASRLTPCQEAAHLLMGQVYYQQQDLAQAATAYQAALAINPRRADAWYVLGALRWQLGDLPAAQTALQEATRRDPTLAAAFFTLGRVYFDQGAFADAAISYRQALTLEPDALTNYLALAHAYERLQQWGDAAATYAAALARQEDASTHLYLGLVRVQQGQLDAAVAEIKQALALNPHDALAHASLGDVYLQQGQLDAAADAYRQAIGEDDQAANNPSTHAALAFVEYKRCQVTSAVQAAEDAARLAPTVSFYQGVLASYYEAQGRQQPASDLYAGLQAAPATDAYAHLVAGDYAWRTGLTETAVSELQAVVAISNATPLFQSLAHAGLAQIAAANGQPAAAIDALSASLTAWPGNADAQARRGDLAP from the coding sequence GTGACAACCACAACCAACTTTGGTAAATATCAGACTATCGAACACCTGGGCAGCGGCGGCCAGGCCGAAGTCTACCTGGCGCTTGAGCCACGCCTGCAGCGACGGGTCGCGATCAAGGTGCTCCTGGCGCACCTGGCCCACGATCCAGAGGCGAGTGCGCGCTTTGCCCGGGAAGCGCGCCTGGTTGCCTCCCTGCGCCACCCCGCCATCGTGCAGTTGTTCGATTTCGACACGCAGGACGATCAGTTCTACATGGTGATGGAGTATCTGGAGGGCGGCTCACTCAAAGAGCGTCTGGCCCAGCGCGGCGTGCCCTGTGCGCCAGCCGAGGCTGTGACCCTGCTGCGCCCTGTGGCCGCGGCGCTCGATTACGCCCACGCGCAGGGGGCTGTCCATCGTGACATCAAGCCCGGCAACATCCTCTTCACACGTGACGGGCAGGCCGTGATCAGCGATTTTGGTGTCGCCAAAATCTTGGGTGACAACGCCCAGTTGAGTATGGCCGGCAGCGTTGTCGGCACGCCCGCCTACATGTCGCCCGAACAGGCCGGCGGCGGCCCCGTGACCCCAGCCGCCGACCTCTACGCCCTGGGCATCGTGCTCTACCAGATGCTCACCGGCCAGGTGCCCTTCAGCGGTGATTCCTTGAGCGGGGTGCTCATGCAGCACTTGCAGACCCCGCCGCCCGCGCCGCGCACCCTCAACCCGAGTCTCAGGCCGGCTGTCGAAGCCGTTCTCCTGCAAGCCCTGGCCAAAGCGCCGGCTGCCCGCTTTGCCTCCGCCAGCGCTCTGCTCGCCGCCCTCGAAGCGGCGCAGGCTGAAGAAACAGCGCCGGCCACCGAAGCCGACTTCCAGGAAAGCGCCACCCTGGCCGAACCGCCGCCGTCCGGTCCGGAGAGCAACCGGCCTGCCGCTCAGCTACCCGGTGCAGCGCTGGCGCGGCCCGAACCTGCCGCCGTCGCTCCCGTTCAGATCGCGGCCGCGCCCCCGCCGCCCGCCAAACCAGCGGATGTGGCCGGTCGCCTGGTCAAAGCCGCGGATTGGGTGGCGCCCTTGGTGGGACGTGACATCATCTCCTACGACCCGGCGCACGACCGCCGTCAGCGCCTGGCCTCACTCCTGGTGGCGATTAGTGTGCTGTTTGCTGCGCTGCAATTTGTGGTCGAATTCTTCAACTTCTTCACCCGACCCCTGGCGCCGCTGTTAGCCGTCTGGCCTTACCTGGTGGCTCCGCTGGTCATTGCCGCCGGCCTGCTGATGTTTCTCGCGGCCCGCCGCGCGCCCACGCCGGCCCTGCGCCGCCGTGCGGCCATCGGCCTGGCCGTCATCACCACCCTGGGCCTGGCCTACGGCGCGTGGACGCTCGTGGATCGCTTGCAGCCGCCGTCCCGCTTCATCATCGCCATCGCGCCGTTCGACGGCAGCCAATCGAGCCGCCAGATTGACTTTGCCCGCCGCATCGAGCATGCGCTGGCGACCGACCTGGCCGCCGCGGCCGCCGATGTGCAGATCGTGCGCCTGCGCGAGGTTGTGCCTGATGCCGCCACCGCGTTGGCGCGTGCGCGTGACAAGAAGGCCGCCCTGCTCATTTGGGGCTGGTATGACGACGCCGGGGTCAGCCCACAGGTGGAGATCGCCGATGTGCCGCTGTTTCAGCACACGACGGTGGCACTGACGCCGCTCCTCGCTGCGGCCGCCGGCGCCAACCGTCAGGCTGTGGTCGCCGCGCCCACCGTGCGCGATGTGACACGCTTCGTGCATGCGCCGGCCACCATTCCGGCCATTGATCTGTTCGTCAAGGATGGCCCGCAGCAAATGGCCTACGTCTCCACCGCGCTGCTCGGCTATGTCTTCTACGCCCAGGGCGACCTGCCCCAGGCGCTGGTCTTTTTTGACAAAGCCCTGGCCAACGCGCAGGCCAGCGCTGACTTTCTGGTGGGCCGCGAAACGATCCATTTTCAGCGCGCGGCCATTCATTACCGCACCCGGCAGGTGGACGCCGCCGTGAGCGATCTGGAGCAGGCGCTGGCCCTGCAGCCCGACTTCTACGAGGCGCACGTCAACCTGGCCCTGGCCTACAGCGAACAATGCACACCAGCCTGGCAGATCGAGCCGGCCCTGGCGCAGGCGGCCGCGGCCGCGCGCCTGCGCCCCGCGGACGCGTCCAGCCAGCGGCTGCTGGCCGAGTTGACCTTCCAGGCCGGCGATGCCGCGGCCGCCCTGCCCATTGCCCAAAAAGCGGTGGCCTTGCAGCCCGACAGCGCGCAAGCGCAGGCGCTGCTGGCGACGATTGCCGGGAGCGCGGGCCAGCCTGATGTGGCGGCCGCCGCGCGGCGTCAGGCCTTGCAACTGCGCCAGGCAAGCGTAACCACCGCCGCCGACCCGATCGCCGCCCAGGTGGCGCTGGGTGATGCCTACCTGGCCGCGGGCGATAACGCCGCCGCGCTGGCGACCTTCCAGGCGGCTGCAAAACAGGCGCCCACGAATCCCAACGTGCTGCACGGCCTGGGCAATGCCTACTACGCCGGCGGGCAAACGGAGCAGACCCTGGCCGCGTACCAGGCCTGGGCAAAGGCCGCGCCGGACGATCCTGACCCGCGCCTGCTTGTGGGCATTCTCTACAGCCAACAGCAGAAATTCCAGGACGCGTTGACCGAGATGCAGGCAGCCAGCCGCCTGACCCCGTGCCAGGAGGCCGCGCATCTGCTGATGGGGCAGGTCTACTACCAGCAGCAGGATTTGGCGCAGGCCGCAACCGCCTATCAAGCGGCGCTGGCGATCAACCCACGGCGCGCTGACGCCTGGTATGTCCTCGGCGCGCTGCGCTGGCAACTGGGCGACCTGCCCGCGGCGCAGACCGCTTTGCAAGAGGCCACGCGTCGCGACCCAACCCTGGCCGCGGCCTTTTTCACCCTCGGCCGCGTCTACTTCGACCAGGGCGCGTTCGCCGACGCCGCGATCAGCTATCGCCAGGCGCTGACCCTGGAACCTGACGCTCTGACCAACTACCTGGCCCTGGCGCACGCGTACGAGCGCCTGCAGCAGTGGGGTGACGCGGCCGCCACCTATGCCGCGGCCCTGGCGCGGCAGGAGGACGCCAGCACGCATCTCTACCTGGGGCTGGTGCGTGTGCAGCAGGGACAGTTGGACGCGGCCGTGGCCGAAATCAAGCAGGCGCTGGCGCTCAATCCACATGATGCCCTGGCGCACGCCAGCCTGGGCGATGTCTACCTGCAGCAAGGCCAGCTCGACGCGGCCGCGGACGCCTACCGGCAGGCCATCGGCGAGGACGATCAGGCTGCGAACAATCCGTCCACGCACGCCGCGTTGGCCTTTGTCGAATATAAGCGCTGCCAGGTCACGAGCGCGGTGCAGGCGGCCGAGGACGCCGCGCGCCTGGCGCCCACGGTCAGCTTCTACCAAGGCGTGCTGGCCTCCTACTACGAAGCGCAGGGCCGGCAGCAGCCCGCGTCTGACCTCTACGCCGGTTTACAGGCCGCGCCCGCCACCGACGCCTACGCGCATCTGGTGGCCGGCGACTACGCCTGGCGCACCGGACTGACTGAGACCGCCGTCTCGGAACTGCAAGCGGTGGTCGCCATCTCGAACGCAACGCCTTTGTTTCAATCTCTGGCCCATGCCGGCCTGGCGCAGATCGCCGCGGCGAACGGCCAGCCGGCCGCGGCCATCGACGCGCTCAGCGCCAGCCTGACCGCGTGGCCGGGAAATGCCGATGCCCAGGCCCGCCGCGGCGACCTGGCCCCCTGA
- a CDS encoding DsrE family protein: protein MAKILINNTHGKDDVERASLAFVVANVGLSSGQEVTAMLTIEGVWVATQGYCDGLQANGFAPLGELVQKFVAGGGTLWVCGACAKPRNITAEQLIPGAQVVGAASAIEALANGAQSLSW, encoded by the coding sequence ATGGCAAAAATTCTAATCAACAACACGCACGGCAAGGATGATGTCGAGCGCGCGTCGTTGGCCTTTGTCGTGGCCAATGTCGGTCTTTCATCCGGTCAAGAGGTCACCGCCATGCTCACGATCGAGGGGGTGTGGGTGGCGACGCAGGGCTATTGTGACGGCCTGCAGGCCAACGGTTTTGCGCCCCTGGGCGAACTGGTGCAAAAGTTCGTGGCTGGCGGCGGCACGCTGTGGGTGTGCGGCGCCTGCGCCAAACCGCGCAACATCACCGCGGAGCAGCTCATCCCCGGCGCCCAGGTCGTCGGCGCAGCCTCCGCCATCGAAGCGCTGGCGAACGGCGCACAGTCTTTGAGTTGGTGA